From one Luteolibacter sp. SL250 genomic stretch:
- the pyrE gene encoding orotate phosphoribosyltransferase: protein MHAATAALKALLLEKSVRTGTFTLASGKQSDLYIDCRVTALDPFGANLIGELGWQAVRSKIHSEHLNIAAIGGMTLGADPISLAIGMASAKSHPDEALQVFTVRKEPKGHGAGKQIEGNFKSGDTVIVVDDVITTGGSTLKAIDVIEREGGKVAFAVVLVDREEGGREAIEARGIHVIPLFSRSTLLG, encoded by the coding sequence ATGCACGCCGCCACCGCCGCCCTCAAAGCCCTCCTCCTCGAAAAATCCGTCCGCACCGGGACCTTCACGCTCGCATCAGGAAAGCAGAGCGACCTCTACATCGACTGCCGTGTCACCGCCCTGGACCCCTTCGGCGCGAACCTCATCGGCGAGCTCGGTTGGCAGGCCGTCCGCTCGAAGATCCACTCGGAGCACCTCAACATCGCCGCCATCGGTGGCATGACCCTCGGCGCGGACCCCATCTCCCTCGCCATCGGCATGGCCTCCGCCAAGTCCCACCCGGACGAGGCGCTCCAGGTTTTCACCGTGCGCAAGGAGCCGAAGGGCCACGGCGCGGGCAAGCAGATCGAGGGCAACTTCAAGTCCGGGGACACCGTGATCGTCGTCGATGACGTCATCACCACCGGCGGTTCCACCCTGAAGGCCATCGACGTCATCGAGCGCGAGGGCGGCAAGGTCGCCTTCGCCGTCGTGCTGGTGGACCGGGAAGAAGGCGGCCGCGAAGCCATCGAGGCCCGCGGCATCCACGTCATCCCCCTCTTCAGCCGCAGCACCCTGCTGGGCTGA
- a CDS encoding HAD family hydrolase: protein MSLPAEPPPGIALFDLDGTLIPWDCQLLFRHHVVRREPWRRVYLPVFLGLLPFYPILKTEGMKRVFLSYLRGMSPEKVAEHAESFASSVMPAIYPGVRAEIERHRRAGHLVVLTSASPEFYVSEIGRLLGFDLVLGTVVTPGELFPDLENHKGAAKVARLRALLPAAYFDGAQLRNCHGYTDSTADLPMLELCQQATLVNPKPELLEIGTRNGWQVVRPARPWKAKADFIIRSLKLLFGIGEDPGGLRG, encoded by the coding sequence TTGAGCCTCCCTGCCGAGCCACCTCCGGGCATCGCCCTGTTTGACCTCGACGGGACGCTCATCCCGTGGGACTGCCAGCTCCTGTTCCGCCACCATGTGGTCCGGCGGGAGCCATGGCGGCGGGTGTATCTGCCCGTCTTCCTGGGGCTGCTCCCGTTCTACCCCATCCTGAAGACGGAGGGGATGAAGCGGGTGTTCCTCAGCTACCTGCGGGGCATGTCACCGGAAAAGGTGGCGGAGCATGCGGAAAGTTTCGCCTCCTCCGTCATGCCTGCGATCTACCCGGGGGTGCGGGCGGAGATCGAACGCCACCGCCGGGCCGGACATCTGGTGGTGCTGACCTCCGCCAGCCCGGAATTTTACGTCTCGGAGATCGGCCGCTTGCTCGGGTTCGACCTGGTGCTCGGCACCGTCGTGACGCCCGGCGAATTATTTCCTGACCTGGAGAACCACAAGGGCGCGGCAAAGGTCGCACGTCTGCGGGCGCTGCTGCCTGCCGCCTACTTCGACGGCGCGCAGCTACGGAACTGCCACGGCTACACGGACAGCACCGCGGATCTGCCGATGCTGGAACTCTGCCAGCAGGCCACCCTGGTGAATCCGAAACCGGAGCTGCTGGAGATCGGCACGCGGAACGGCTGGCAGGTCGTCCGTCCCGCCCGGCCGTGGAAGGCGAAAGCGGATTTCATCATAAGGTCGCTGAAGCTCCTCTTCGGGATCGGCGAAGACCCCGGCGGGTTGCGTGGCTAG
- the leuD gene encoding 3-isopropylmalate dehydratase small subunit, whose translation MALEPVKQVTGTGVFIPGADIDTDRIIPARFMKCVTFDGLGEFAFYDVRFDEHGNKTNHPLNDARFDGASILVAGVNFGCGSSREHAPQSLRKYGFNGVIAESFAEIFFGNSTGLAMPCVIATAADIKALAAVIEADPKVAITIDVEALKVRTSGGLEFSVTMPDSAREALVSGRWDPIQELLDNDAAIDAKAKELHYV comes from the coding sequence ATGGCCCTCGAACCTGTCAAACAAGTCACCGGCACCGGCGTTTTCATCCCCGGCGCGGACATCGATACCGACCGCATCATCCCCGCGCGCTTCATGAAGTGCGTCACCTTCGACGGACTCGGTGAGTTCGCCTTCTACGACGTCCGCTTCGACGAGCACGGCAACAAGACGAACCACCCGCTGAACGACGCCCGCTTCGACGGTGCCTCCATCCTCGTCGCCGGTGTGAACTTCGGTTGCGGTTCCTCCCGTGAGCACGCGCCGCAGTCCCTGCGCAAGTATGGTTTCAACGGCGTCATCGCGGAGTCCTTCGCGGAGATTTTCTTCGGCAACTCGACGGGCCTGGCCATGCCATGCGTGATCGCCACCGCCGCCGATATCAAGGCGCTTGCCGCCGTGATCGAGGCCGACCCGAAGGTCGCCATCACCATCGACGTCGAGGCCCTGAAGGTCCGCACATCCGGCGGCCTGGAGTTCTCCGTGACCATGCCGGACTCCGCCCGTGAGGCGCTCGTGTCCGGCCGCTGGGACCCGATCCAGGAGCTGCTCGACAACGACGCCGCCATCGACGCGAAGGCGAAGGAGCTCCACTACGTCTGA
- a CDS encoding biopolymer transporter ExbD, with amino-acid sequence MKLEMTLPERPGFLHAVPVLNLFALLLLFLLLGPSFVMHSGISVEMPPSRFQMERFRDSLVVTLGPGRLHLGRDSMTLPELLERLDEIHGQDGIAKTIVLMQTDAGTPVGVEREVTEAILAKGFRIAYVGQAIPSAVQPIDTPAE; translated from the coding sequence ATGAAACTGGAAATGACGCTGCCTGAGCGCCCCGGCTTCCTGCATGCGGTGCCGGTGCTGAATCTTTTCGCGCTGCTGCTGCTGTTCCTGCTGCTGGGGCCTTCGTTCGTGATGCACTCCGGCATTTCCGTGGAGATGCCGCCGTCCCGCTTCCAGATGGAGCGCTTCCGGGATTCGCTGGTTGTCACGTTGGGACCGGGCCGCCTTCATCTTGGGCGGGACTCCATGACGTTGCCGGAGTTGCTTGAACGGCTGGATGAGATCCATGGCCAGGACGGCATTGCGAAGACCATCGTGCTGATGCAGACGGATGCCGGGACCCCTGTGGGGGTGGAGCGGGAGGTGACCGAGGCCATCCTGGCGAAAGGCTTCCGGATCGCCTACGTCGGCCAAGCCATCCCTAGCGCGGTGCAACCCATCGACACGCCGGCGGAATGA
- the lpxD gene encoding UDP-3-O-(3-hydroxymyristoyl)glucosamine N-acyltransferase yields MATALSLSELAQLVDGNIVRGGLAPSLAGVAALDVAGPGEASFFGNDKYRSQFLETRAGAVIAATGETGGPDTCALITVANPSLAFATVVRHFAAAAKTLEPGIHPRAVVEPGAVLDPTKVRIHAGAVIMPGARIGDGTEVGPNSVIGEEAVIGADCRIMANVTVRERCVIGDRVILQPGCVVGSDGYGYEFSGGRHVKIDQVGIVEVGNDVEIGANSTIDRARFGKTVIGEGTKVDNLVMIAHNVVIGKHCLVVSQSGIAGSAKLEDYVTVAAQAGVGGHVTVGAKAILTARTGVTASIPGGATYAGKPALPVREEMKQQAQLRRLVRLIERVKALEQKLGGE; encoded by the coding sequence GTGGCAACAGCCCTCTCCCTTTCCGAGCTCGCCCAGTTGGTCGATGGCAACATCGTCCGGGGCGGGCTCGCTCCGTCTCTGGCTGGTGTGGCCGCGCTCGATGTGGCCGGACCGGGTGAAGCCAGCTTCTTCGGCAACGACAAATACCGGTCCCAGTTTCTGGAGACCCGCGCGGGCGCCGTCATCGCCGCCACCGGTGAAACCGGAGGCCCTGACACGTGCGCCCTCATCACGGTGGCGAATCCATCACTGGCCTTCGCCACGGTGGTGCGGCACTTCGCTGCGGCCGCCAAAACCCTGGAACCCGGCATCCACCCGCGCGCCGTGGTGGAACCCGGAGCCGTGCTGGATCCCACGAAGGTCCGCATCCACGCCGGAGCCGTGATCATGCCCGGCGCCCGGATCGGTGATGGCACCGAGGTGGGGCCGAACTCCGTCATCGGCGAGGAGGCGGTGATCGGTGCGGACTGCCGCATCATGGCCAACGTGACCGTGCGCGAACGCTGCGTCATCGGTGACCGCGTGATCCTCCAGCCGGGATGCGTGGTCGGATCTGATGGATACGGCTATGAATTTTCCGGCGGAAGACACGTGAAGATCGACCAGGTCGGCATTGTCGAGGTCGGCAACGACGTGGAGATCGGCGCGAACAGCACCATCGACCGCGCCCGCTTCGGCAAGACCGTGATCGGTGAAGGCACAAAGGTCGATAATCTCGTCATGATCGCCCACAACGTGGTGATCGGGAAACACTGCCTCGTCGTCAGCCAATCGGGCATCGCCGGCAGCGCGAAGCTGGAGGACTACGTGACAGTGGCCGCCCAGGCCGGAGTCGGCGGGCATGTCACTGTCGGCGCGAAGGCCATCCTGACCGCGCGGACCGGCGTCACCGCCAGCATCCCCGGCGGGGCCACCTATGCGGGGAAACCCGCCCTTCCGGTCCGGGAAGAGATGAAGCAACAGGCACAGCTCAGGCGGCTGGTCCGGCTGATCGAGCGCGTCAAGGCACTGGAGCAGAAGCTGGGCGGAGAGTAA
- a CDS encoding OmpH family outer membrane protein — MTIIRRFLAVISAAAMVSFASAQDGKLKIATVDMQELFKQYYKTNDAQKQINVERARIQKDNNERLARIRELEGTLGGLRKQLEDPTINESKKQQLFKDWQMQQQEGIALDRERREFLQRRNQALNEKMVQRMKGILEEIRKLVEEQAKKDDFDYVFDKSGLSTSQVPFLLYTKDATDITAGLLKDLNKDAPAESLPTPGEPAPELPETTPAPAPAAE; from the coding sequence ATGACCATCATCCGCCGTTTTCTCGCCGTCATCTCCGCGGCCGCCATGGTATCGTTCGCATCCGCCCAGGATGGGAAGCTCAAGATCGCCACGGTCGATATGCAGGAGCTTTTCAAGCAATACTACAAGACCAACGACGCGCAGAAGCAGATCAACGTCGAGCGCGCGCGGATCCAGAAGGACAACAACGAGCGTCTGGCCCGCATCCGCGAGCTGGAAGGCACGCTGGGCGGCCTGCGCAAGCAGCTCGAGGACCCGACGATCAACGAGTCCAAGAAGCAGCAGCTTTTCAAGGATTGGCAGATGCAGCAGCAGGAAGGCATCGCCCTGGACCGCGAACGCCGCGAGTTCCTGCAACGCCGCAACCAGGCCCTCAATGAGAAGATGGTGCAGCGCATGAAGGGCATCCTCGAGGAGATCCGCAAGCTGGTCGAAGAGCAGGCGAAGAAGGATGACTTCGACTATGTGTTCGACAAGTCCGGCCTCAGCACCTCCCAGGTTCCTTTCCTCCTCTACACCAAGGATGCCACGGACATCACCGCCGGCCTCCTCAAGGACCTGAACAAGGACGCACCGGCCGAGTCCCTGCCGACTCCCGGCGAGCCTGCCCCAGAACTTCCGGAGACCACGCCCGCCCCGGCTCCTGCGGCTGAGTAA
- a CDS encoding TraB/GumN family protein yields the protein MKRFAWICRAALVIAGGLLSQPLRAIEEKGHPAKPLLWKIEGNGLEKPSYLFGTIHVSTPAIANLHPAAEKAFVSADAVYTEIPMDADSQLKMMPLLLRKDGKTLTESIGKELSAELDAELKLINPQLDATPFQPLQTWAVTMALPLLKYQLQGAKAVDQIISERAIKEGKEVRALETVEEQMGLLGGFKEEENIIILRESLRQMKEDRANGIDGIEVMLGAYAAGDDGKLEKEIDRMNQSIAESEHKELGTRFIKKLFEDRNLSMAATIGGFLGKEGGKVHFFAAGSGHFIGKDNIRDHLARKGYRITRIED from the coding sequence ATGAAACGCTTTGCATGGATCTGTCGTGCCGCCCTCGTCATTGCGGGTGGACTGCTGTCACAGCCGCTTCGCGCCATTGAGGAAAAAGGGCATCCGGCCAAACCACTGCTCTGGAAGATCGAAGGGAACGGCCTGGAAAAGCCTTCGTATCTCTTCGGGACCATCCACGTTTCCACGCCCGCCATCGCGAATCTCCATCCGGCGGCGGAGAAGGCCTTCGTTTCCGCGGATGCGGTCTACACGGAGATCCCGATGGATGCGGACAGCCAACTGAAGATGATGCCGCTGTTGCTCCGCAAGGACGGCAAGACCCTCACCGAATCCATCGGCAAGGAACTCTCGGCCGAGCTGGATGCGGAGCTGAAACTGATCAACCCCCAGCTTGATGCCACGCCGTTCCAACCGTTGCAGACCTGGGCGGTCACCATGGCCCTCCCTCTCCTGAAGTATCAGCTCCAGGGCGCGAAGGCTGTCGATCAGATCATCTCCGAGCGCGCCATCAAGGAAGGAAAGGAAGTCCGCGCCCTTGAGACCGTCGAGGAGCAGATGGGGCTGCTGGGCGGGTTCAAGGAAGAGGAGAACATCATCATCCTCAGGGAATCGCTCCGCCAGATGAAGGAGGACCGCGCGAACGGCATCGACGGCATCGAGGTCATGCTCGGCGCCTACGCCGCCGGGGATGATGGAAAGCTGGAGAAGGAGATCGACCGGATGAACCAATCCATCGCCGAGAGCGAGCACAAGGAGCTCGGCACGCGTTTCATCAAGAAGCTCTTCGAAGACCGCAACCTGAGCATGGCCGCCACCATCGGCGGATTCCTTGGAAAAGAAGGCGGAAAGGTCCATTTCTTCGCGGCCGGTTCCGGCCATTTCATCGGCAAGGACAACATCCGCGACCACCTGGCCAGGAAAGGCTACCGCATCACCCGCATCGAAGACTGA
- the leuC gene encoding 3-isopropylmalate dehydratase large subunit: protein MGKSLFQKVWESHTVGTLADGRTQLFIGTHLIHEVTSPQAFGMLRDLGLSVKFPQRTFATVDHIVPTVDQDAPQDPLAAEMMEALRKNADDFGVTYFDLASGKQGVVHVVGPEQGITQPGTTIACGDSHTATHGAFGAIAFGIGTTQVRDVLASQTLAVEPLKVRRIEVNGNLRPGVYAKDVILHIIRLLGAKGGIGYAYEYAGDVFERMSMEERMTVCNMSIEGGARCGYINPDAKTVAYLSGRPYVDMSDFDTTAARWLSFASDADAHFDDVVTIKAEDIEPTVTWGISPDHGIFVSENIPDPADAESPGEKATIEEALAYMKLNAGAPIKGVKIDVAFIGSCTNGRISDFREVAKYIQGHRVAPHVKAIVVPGSQVVAIQAEQEGLPEIFRAAGFEWRGAGCSMCLAMNPDKLVGDQLCASSSNRNFKGRQGSPTGRTVLMSPVMVAAAAISGHIADARELFELEPEAAVA from the coding sequence ATGGGCAAGAGCCTCTTCCAAAAAGTCTGGGAATCCCACACCGTCGGCACGCTGGCCGATGGCCGCACGCAACTTTTCATCGGCACCCACCTCATCCATGAGGTGACCTCGCCACAGGCATTCGGCATGCTGCGTGACCTCGGCCTGAGCGTGAAATTCCCGCAGCGCACGTTCGCGACCGTGGATCACATTGTGCCCACGGTGGATCAGGACGCACCGCAGGATCCGCTTGCCGCGGAGATGATGGAGGCCCTGCGGAAAAATGCCGACGACTTCGGCGTGACCTATTTCGACCTCGCTTCCGGCAAGCAGGGTGTCGTCCACGTGGTGGGTCCGGAGCAGGGCATCACCCAGCCCGGCACCACCATCGCCTGCGGTGACTCCCACACCGCCACCCACGGTGCCTTCGGCGCGATCGCATTCGGCATCGGCACCACCCAGGTGCGCGACGTGCTGGCCTCCCAGACCCTCGCCGTGGAGCCGCTCAAGGTCCGCCGCATCGAGGTGAACGGAAATCTCCGCCCCGGCGTGTATGCGAAGGACGTCATCCTCCACATCATCCGCCTGCTGGGCGCGAAGGGTGGCATCGGCTACGCCTACGAATACGCCGGTGACGTCTTCGAGCGCATGTCCATGGAAGAGCGGATGACCGTCTGCAACATGTCCATCGAAGGTGGCGCCCGCTGTGGTTACATCAACCCGGACGCGAAGACCGTCGCCTACCTCAGCGGCCGTCCCTATGTGGACATGTCCGACTTCGACACCACCGCCGCACGCTGGCTGTCCTTCGCTTCGGATGCGGACGCCCATTTCGACGATGTCGTGACCATCAAGGCGGAGGACATCGAGCCGACGGTCACCTGGGGCATCTCCCCGGACCATGGCATCTTCGTTTCCGAGAACATCCCTGACCCCGCCGATGCGGAGTCCCCGGGCGAAAAGGCGACCATCGAGGAAGCCCTCGCTTATATGAAGCTGAACGCCGGCGCCCCGATCAAGGGCGTGAAGATCGACGTTGCCTTCATCGGCTCCTGCACCAACGGCCGGATCTCCGACTTCCGCGAAGTGGCGAAATATATCCAGGGCCACCGCGTCGCCCCGCATGTGAAGGCCATCGTGGTGCCGGGCTCCCAGGTCGTCGCCATCCAGGCGGAGCAGGAAGGGCTGCCGGAAATCTTCCGCGCCGCCGGCTTCGAGTGGCGCGGCGCCGGTTGCTCGATGTGTCTGGCCATGAACCCGGACAAGCTCGTGGGTGACCAGCTTTGCGCGTCCTCCTCGAACCGGAACTTCAAGGGCCGCCAAGGCTCCCCGACCGGCCGCACCGTCCTCATGTCCCCCGTCATGGTCGCCGCCGCGGCCATCAGCGGGCACATCGCGGATGCCCGCGAGCTCTTCGAGCTGGAGCCGGAAGCCGCCGTCGCCTGA
- a CDS encoding MotA/TolQ/ExbB proton channel family protein: protein MEPSGLIEQGGPLVWVLLGLGFIGSVCIVERLFFFHRARINVGDLLVGLSHHVRRRAFAEALHEAARAPGPVARVAHASLLRYYLNRAELREVAREAGQLEVPRIEKNIRAILGAALLAPLVGMLGTLLGMVEIFQRVSEHGGVTGPAELSSGAFTALITSVVGLATAIPLYLFYLYFLGRATRLVHRLERTGIEMVNMIADAREEEEFHPFQGEVSSGKKSKAKPTPVP, encoded by the coding sequence ATGGAACCTTCGGGCCTGATCGAGCAGGGCGGCCCCCTCGTGTGGGTGTTGCTGGGCCTCGGATTCATCGGCAGCGTCTGCATCGTGGAGCGGTTGTTCTTCTTCCATCGGGCGAGGATCAATGTGGGGGACCTGTTGGTGGGGCTGTCCCACCACGTGCGGCGGCGTGCCTTCGCGGAGGCACTGCATGAGGCGGCCCGGGCGCCGGGACCGGTGGCACGGGTGGCCCACGCCTCCCTGCTGCGCTACTACCTGAACCGGGCGGAACTGCGCGAGGTGGCGCGGGAGGCGGGACAACTGGAGGTCCCCCGGATCGAGAAAAACATCCGCGCCATCCTCGGTGCGGCCCTGCTGGCGCCGCTGGTGGGCATGCTGGGCACCCTGCTGGGCATGGTGGAGATTTTCCAGAGGGTCAGCGAGCACGGCGGGGTCACCGGTCCGGCGGAGCTTTCCAGCGGAGCGTTCACGGCACTCATCACCTCCGTGGTGGGGCTGGCCACGGCCATCCCGCTCTACCTCTTCTACCTCTACTTCCTGGGCCGGGCCACGCGCCTGGTCCACCGGCTGGAGCGCACCGGCATCGAGATGGTGAACATGATCGCGGATGCGCGGGAGGAGGAGGAATTCCATCCATTCCAGGGTGAAGTCAGCTCCGGGAAGAAATCGAAGGCGAAACCGACCCCGGTGCCATGA